The nucleotide window CCGCGGCGCCTGGTCCGGGATCGCGGAATCCGGAATGCCGCTACCGAGTGGCCGGGTACCGCCGGTCCAGTACCCGAGTTCTGCCTGCCAGGATGCCTCGTCGACCTCGGTGCGCTGTGCGTGGTCGGCGGCGGTTGCCAGGTCGTACACCTGGTCAGGGCGCAGCAGGTGAATTCCGGCGCCGGCCGACTCGACGGCCGAGACGATGGACCGCAGCTGATCGGCGTCGACCGGCTTATGCGGGGTGGGGCGGCGGTCGGTGTGCCGCAGGCCGATGGTCCGCAGGTGGCGGATCGCCGAAGGGGTGACCGGGATCCGGTGGTCGAGGCGGAGCTGGGCGAGATGGTCCGGGCGGGTGAGGTCCGGCAGGTACGCGATGAGGGTGTGCCAGCCGGCGGCGGCGAGGCTGACGAGGGCGTGATGCAGCGCGGCGCCGCAGCTCAGGACGGCGAGGCGGGAGTCGGGGTCGGTGACCTCGAGGCCACGGCTGCGATCGAGGTACAGGTCGAGCTCGGTGCTGGTGATGCGCCAGCGCCACGGCTGGGTGTTGTGGATCGACGGGGCCTTGCCGGCGATGGTAGCGGCGTTGGACAGTGCCCTAGCCTCCGCGTCGACGGTTCGGGGTGCTGCGGCAGCGGTCATGATGGCGTCCTCCTGGAGCTGAGCGTGGAGCGGACCCGTCACGGCGTACGCGGCCAGGTCCAGTCGCGGATTTCGGGCAGGTCCTCGCCGGTACGGCGGACGTAGGCGCGGTGTTCGTCGCGTTTTGTCGACCATCTGCTGCCGCAGGAGGGCGGCCCGCCCGCCGAGGCCGGGGATTCGGTCGATGACGTCGACGACGAGGTGGTTGGTGCGCCGGTACGTGAGCCGGTGGATCAGCCACGGGTAGCCGTGAACCGCCGCCTTTCCGATCGGTGATCGCTGCGGCGGCGAAGGACATCGACGTGCCCACAACGGCCAACTGTCAGCCACCGGGGTCCAGAGCGACACCTCGACCCTACGCCTGCTCGCCGCGGCGGCGCCCGGCGATGCCGGCCACGGAAATGCGCGTACGGTGTGACCTGTCGCTCGAGACCCCGGTGGCTGTGTGCCCGCCGCCGTCGAATTGGCCCTCAGCCGGGTGCCGTTCCGAGCCGACCGATCTGTCAATCGGGGCGCCCGCACCGGCCGATGAGTGGTGTCGGTTTCTGCTTCGTCCGTGGCGGCGTTCGACGCGCCGCGGAACATGCGTCACGACCAACTGCGAAGGAACGTGAGCGCGATGGTCAACATCGCCGACGGCCACGAAACTCCTGCCCCCACCACCCCCATTCACCGGACGGAACCGGGTGTTCCCGGCAGCGCTGACCGGTCTGCGTACCGTCGACTCCGTCGGCCGATCGCGTGAAGAACAGGGCCTGGGCCGCGTACGGTTGGCGGGTTCAGTCCAGCGCCCCGGTCGGCTACAGAAAGGCATCCGCCATGGAGCGCACCTCGTTGACAGCATTGATCCGGGAACACCTGTCGCTGGCCCGCGACGCGACCAGCGGTCGCAGTGCCCACACCGTGTACGGCGGGCATGCGCGCACGCTCCGGCAGACCCTCATCGCGTTGACCAACGGCCAAAGACTCGACGACCACGAGAACCCGGGCGAGGCGACTCTGCACGTACTGTATGGCCGGGTCCGCCTCACCGCCGGCGACACCGCGGCGGAAGGCGAGACCGGCGACCTTCTGATCATCCCGGACGCCCGGCACGCACTCGAAGCGCTCGAGGACAGTGCCGTCCTGCTCACAGTGGCCAAGCAGTGACCTACCAGCTCGCCCGTCGCGAACAGTGCCCGCTCGAAGCGAGCTGATCGACGGGCCGCGGCGACCGGCGGTGATTCTGAGCCGACGGAGGTGTTTCCCTCAGATCTTGGCGCCTGCGGCCGATGTGGATAGTGAACGAGCCCTCATCAAAGGGGGTCAGCAAGCGAGTGGGACGGGGTGGTCGATGGATGACCGCGGTGAATTCAGGCCGGGCCCGCCCCTGTACGGATGCGGCACCTGCACGTTCGCAGGCGTAATCCGTCTCCTCGAGGGGCGGGCCTCGGTGCGTTAGCGCCGGCACAACGTGCAATGGCCGACTCTCCCTGAACGCCAGGATCTCGCGGCCAACTGCACGGCCGCCGGCAGGAACACCCGCGAGGCGTTGCGCAGGTCCTCGTCCAGATCACCGATCAACCCCGGCTGGCTTGAGCACCCCTGTGCTCTGCCGGGGCTGGGGCGGGACCCGTCCGACCGCCGTCGGTTTCCCAAGCGTCCTCGGGCGCGTTGTCGACCGCTGCTCGGAGGGCCGGTGTGCCGACCGCGAGGAGGATGTCCTGGGCGTGGACGAGGTTGGTGGTGGTGGCAGCCATTGTCATCGCCGCTGCGGCGGTGTCGCTGCCGGTGCCGGGTGCGACGACGAGCAGATCGACGCGCTCGTTGTCGGCGCAGATCGCGGTCAGCAGGCAGAGCGGCTGGCTGGTGAAGTAGCCCAGCCGTAGAACCCTGCCGTTCACGGTGAGACGGCTGGGGTGGCTGTCCCAGCCCGCTGCCGTCAGTACGAGCCGGATGACCGGGCCGCGTAGCTTGTCGATGGCCAGGACCAGGCCGGGCAGTTCTGCGGCGGGATCGGTGCCGCGCGGCCACCAGGCGCCGTCGAGCAGGGCGCGTCGGGAGCCGGTGGGTTCCAGGCGCAGCCGCGGGACGGACGGTGGCGCCGCCGAGGCGATGGTCATGTGTGTGGTGCCGGTCGCGGCTTTCATTGTCGGCTCCTTCCACCGCTGCCGATGTCAACGGCATCGAAACCGGCAGCGGGCTGGTGCGTGTGGTGCCGGAACCAGTGCCGGACCTGAGATGTCGAGTCCAGGGTGCCGGTTCCGGAACGTGTAGGCCCGCGACATCGACGCGGAGCCGCGGAGGCGCGGGTCTAGCGCTGGTGGGACAGGCGGCGGCGTAGCTGGGCGATGCGGACCGTGCCGACCGCCATGATCAGGATCGCGGTGCCGACAGCGGCGATAAGAAGCGCCAGGGCCAGCGGCAGGCTGCCCTCCATGCCCAGGAAGTTGACCTGCACGTTGCCGGTGTTCTGCCCGATGAAGATGATCAGTACCACGGAAAGCAATGCGGCGGCACAGATGCCGAACCACGCCGAGCCGGCGCGAGTGCGGGGAACCTGACCCGTCGGCGAGCCGGTCGAAGCCTGCGACGTCGAGGCTGAAGCCGTGGGGTCAACAGGCGCGGTGGGAGTGCGAATCTGGTCGTCGGACATGACATCCCCTGGAGTGGGCCGGTGTGGCGGGCACCTCAGAGATGTCGTCGATTCCGGGATGCCTCAATCGTACGCCTGTTCGGCCGGGAAAGCGTGCCGTGCCGGCTGCGGATGGTGCGCTCATCGTGGGCGACGCGGTCGTCGCCGCACGTACGAGCCAGCCGCCGCAGATCCGACGGTCGCTGACCTGGGCGCCTCCGAGGTAGGGCTCCGCCCCTGGACCTGAGCGTCCTGGGTGTCCCAACCCGGGTACGGATCTTGCAGGAGTGTGGAGACCGCACGCAGCGTGCCCTCCGAGCGGCTGGCCCTCAGACCACCGGCGGCCGGTGCCGGTGGTCAGGTCGTCATGAGGTGATGACGTTCGCTTTGCAGCGCGCTCCAGCGGGTGCGGACCGCCTCGGCGCGCAGGGCGACGTCCCGGCGTACCCCGGCGACCAGCTGGAGCGACGCGTCCGCGTCGCGGCTCGCCCGGGTGAGCTGCTCGCGGATGAGCATGTTGGAGAAGAACACCGCTTGCAGGCCGTCCGGTCGCGCGATCGCGCGCGGGACGTTGCCGAGCGGCTGCGCCAGACCCACGTCGGTCAGCTCGATGTGCAGCATGGCCAGGCAGCGGTCGGCGTTCGAAGCCGCCCAGCCCACGCCGTCGAGCCAGCTTGGCCGGGCCACGGACAGCGCCCCGCCGAGCAGGTTGTCGGTCGTCTGGCGGCTGGACGCCAGACCGAGCTGACGTCGCAGCTCGCCCAGGGCGCCGAGCGCGGCATCGGCCGCCATGCCCGCCTCGTGGAGTTCGCGCAGCTCCGCCTCGGCCCGGCCGCGTTCCTCGGCCAGCGCCAGCAGGCGGGCGACCTGGGGACCGCCGTTGCCGAGCAGGTGGCGCTCCTTGTCGTCGATGGCCGCGGCGAACCGGGCCGGCACATCGGCCAGGGCGGTCAGCCGAGCCTCGACCGCCTCGCGTTCCGCCTGGATCGCGGCCAGCCGGCTCTCCCCCTCGGCGACCCGGTAGCGGGCCGCGTCCGCCTCCGCCTGCTCGCGGGACATCTCCTCGGCGTACGCGCCGCGCAGTGCGGCCAGGACCCGGGACAGCGAAACGCTCTCCAGCCGCTCGACGTCGCGGAGCTCGCCGGCCCAGCTCTGCCGCAGCTCGGCCACGGCGGCCGCGAGCTCGGCGTGCCGCCGGTCCAGCTCGGCGTGCCGGCCCCTGAGCGACTCGGCCTCCCGGAGCAGCCCGGCAAGCTCGACGAGGCGCGATTCGATGTTCTCGATCATGCCAATCATCTGAGCAGGTCAGGGCAAGTAGACGTGCAGCGGGACGGCGCAGCGGAGGATTACTCGGTTGCGTTGCGGGTCCTGCGGGTGTCTCGTGATGCGGGGGTGCCCGATGGTCGAGGCAGACACGGAGCTCGTCACGTACGACCGCGGTCCGCTCGCCGCCCGGATGGGTGCCCGCGCGCTCGCCTCCGCCGAGGGACAGTTCGACCTGCGCCGCGGCGTGCGCGCCGAGGCCAAGGCCGAGATATCGACGAGCCTGGACGCGACCCTCGGCGCGACACCGGGGTTCACCGCTTCGCTGCACGCCCAGCTCGCCGCGGCGGGTCGAGCGGCCTTCGCGGCGCAGTTGGACGTCTACGGGCTGTTCGCCGAGGTCGCCCTGGTCGCCGAGGCGCGGGCGCGGATCCGTGGCGACATCGGGTTGGACGGCGCCGCGCTCATGGCGGCGATGGCGGTGCAACTTCCGCCGGCTCTGTTCCGGCCGGCCTCGGTGATCCTGCGCAAGGCGGAGATCCATGCCGGCGTCAGCGCCGAGGCGTACTTCGCCGTCAAGGCGCAGGCCCGGCTGATGGCCGCCGGCAGCGTCCTGCCCACCAGCAGGAACAATCACCGGTCGGGGTACGCCGTCGAGTTCCAGTACGGCTATGCCTGGGTCTTCGGCGCGGGCGTCGTCGGCAACGTCGACATCGAGTTCCCGGACGCCGGCGACGTGTTGGACGCGCTGGTGCGCGAGGTTCTGGCACAGGTCGCCGAGCTGATCCCGGCACACCAGCGAACCATCACCACCCTGCTGGACATCGTCCTCCCGCTGGCGGCGTCCGCGGCGGTGGCGCTCGGTGCGCAGCTCGGCGTACCGAAGGACACGACGGACGCCGCCGCGGCCGGCGACGAACTCGACGGTCTGATCCCCGCGTTTCTGGCGCAACTGCGTGGCAGCGGTCTCGACCTGGTCATGTCCACGGTGGTGACCGCCGCCCTGGGGCAGGCCGCGACCGCGATCCTCGCGGCGGTCGATCGGCCGCTGTCGCCGGCG belongs to Amorphoplanes digitatis and includes:
- a CDS encoding Acg family FMN-binding oxidoreductase, which translates into the protein MTAAAAPRTVDAEARALSNAATIAGKAPSIHNTQPWRWRITSTELDLYLDRSRGLEVTDPDSRLAVLSCGAALHHALVSLAAAGWHTLIAYLPDLTRPDHLAQLRLDHRIPVTPSAIRHLRTIGLRHTDRRPTPHKPVDADQLRSIVSAVESAGAGIHLLRPDQVYDLATAADHAQRTEVDEASWQAELGYWTGGTRPLGSGIPDSAIPDQAPRTTVPGRDFGHRGDLPVSEAHDRAAVFGILYGPEDGTLGWLRAGEALSAAWLTAAEHGVSVLPLSATIEVAATRECLRHLLADLGHPHLVLRFGAPDPADGAPPHTPRLPTSQIIERV
- a CDS encoding cupin domain-containing protein; amino-acid sequence: MERTSLTALIREHLSLARDATSGRSAHTVYGGHARTLRQTLIALTNGQRLDDHENPGEATLHVLYGRVRLTAGDTAAEGETGDLLIIPDARHALEALEDSAVLLTVAKQ
- a CDS encoding DUF5994 family protein; its protein translation is MKAATGTTHMTIASAAPPSVPRLRLEPTGSRRALLDGAWWPRGTDPAAELPGLVLAIDKLRGPVIRLVLTAAGWDSHPSRLTVNGRVLRLGYFTSQPLCLLTAICADNERVDLLVVAPGTGSDTAAAAMTMAATTTNLVHAQDILLAVGTPALRAAVDNAPEDAWETDGGRTGPAPAPAEHRGAQASRG
- a CDS encoding LapA family protein translates to MSDDQIRTPTAPVDPTASASTSQASTGSPTGQVPRTRAGSAWFGICAAALLSVVLIIFIGQNTGNVQVNFLGMEGSLPLALALLIAAVGTAILIMAVGTVRIAQLRRRLSHQR